In a genomic window of Alteromonas gilva:
- the ribA gene encoding GTP cyclohydrolase II, with product MTSTSQQYRFVSAAKLPTRKGEFTIHAFVEDSGTEHVALSYGSWQPSDVVPIRIHSECLTGDALFSTRCDCGFQLERAMENIVAHGYGVLLYLRQEGRGIGLINKIRAYHLQDSGMDTVEANEHLGFDADLRTYDMCKLMLDKLDVHNVELMTNNPRKTAALKDLGINVVSRKPIDHGITNDNKHYIRTKTEKLGHAFDPHLFKD from the coding sequence ATGACCAGTACATCTCAGCAATACCGATTTGTTAGCGCCGCTAAACTACCCACCAGAAAAGGGGAGTTTACCATCCATGCCTTTGTTGAAGACAGTGGCACCGAGCACGTTGCGTTATCCTATGGCAGTTGGCAACCCAGCGATGTTGTGCCAATCCGCATCCATTCAGAATGCCTGACCGGTGATGCGTTGTTTTCTACCCGCTGTGATTGTGGTTTTCAGTTAGAGCGCGCCATGGAGAACATTGTGGCCCATGGATACGGCGTGTTGCTGTACCTGCGCCAGGAAGGCCGCGGTATCGGACTGATTAATAAGATCCGTGCCTACCATTTGCAGGATAGCGGTATGGATACGGTTGAAGCCAATGAGCACCTGGGTTTCGATGCCGACCTGCGCACTTACGACATGTGTAAGTTAATGCTCGATAAACTCGATGTCCACAACGTTGAGCTAATGACCAATAACCCGCGAAAAACCGCAGCGCTTAAAGACTTAGGCATTAACGTGGTGTCGCGCAAGCCTATTGATCACGGCATCACCAACGATAATAAACATTATATCCGCACTAAAACCGAGAAACTCGGTCACGCGTTTGATCCGCACTTATTTAAAGACTAG
- a CDS encoding DUF3630 family protein: MQQLTQQQVASYLQVEDTHVSWQGPMPETQQAAVRLCHAIARLLQAQTSDTDWGADRMQVKLHNANVELLLNVEWLCEAVWLQPVGISQNNLTQPQMLHVIAEQLNPQR; encoded by the coding sequence ATGCAGCAGTTAACCCAACAACAAGTTGCGTCATATTTACAGGTTGAAGACACCCATGTGAGTTGGCAGGGGCCAATGCCTGAAACCCAACAGGCGGCAGTAAGATTGTGCCATGCTATTGCCCGTTTGCTACAGGCGCAAACCAGCGATACCGACTGGGGCGCTGACCGCATGCAGGTAAAACTTCATAACGCAAACGTCGAACTATTGCTGAATGTGGAATGGTTATGCGAGGCAGTCTGGTTGCAACCTGTTGGCATCTCGCAAAATAACTTAACCCAGCCACAAATGTTGCATGTCATCGCCGAGCAGTTAAACCCGCAACGATAA
- a CDS encoding protein adenylyltransferase SelO, protein MLLSHKYATALPETVSKVTPQTLDGIALQLHNTDLAKQFNLPAGKELMTAIFSPDGKLAANAVAQKYGGHQFGHWNPQLGDGRGLLLGEVTDENGQSFDLHLKGAGQTPYSRHADGRAVLRSTLREYIASEALHHLGIPTSRALCLMTSQHSILREQLEPGAMMIRMAPSHLRFGHFEYYFHSRQPDILDKLMNYTLANHLPECRQQANPHKALLTAITLRTARMIALWQAHGFVHGVMNTDNMSIHGITFDYGPYAFLEHFKSDAVFNHSDYEGRYAFDRQPGIALWNLNALAHTFTDYLSTDDIRACLARFEPTFLSQYRHQMFSRMGLDDNDDNEPCLQQWLALLEQNTLDYTHSFRQLATADPNEKHTPLRDHVIDREAFDNWWQNYRQRRISSSQDKSKQLLTTLNPAVIPRTHYLQNAIDAAEQGDFGPAEALIAAIKQPFEDNPATRDFQQPGKQSSEVSLSCSS, encoded by the coding sequence ATGTTATTAAGCCATAAGTATGCAACAGCACTGCCTGAAACAGTGAGCAAGGTAACACCGCAAACACTTGATGGTATTGCCTTGCAATTGCATAACACTGACCTGGCAAAGCAGTTTAACCTGCCAGCTGGTAAGGAATTAATGACAGCCATTTTTTCGCCTGATGGCAAACTTGCGGCCAATGCGGTCGCACAAAAATACGGTGGCCATCAGTTTGGCCACTGGAACCCTCAGCTTGGTGACGGGCGGGGGTTGTTACTGGGTGAAGTGACCGATGAAAATGGCCAGTCCTTTGATTTACACCTAAAAGGTGCCGGTCAAACGCCTTATTCCCGCCATGCTGACGGGCGCGCGGTATTGCGCTCTACACTGCGTGAATACATCGCCTCCGAAGCCTTACATCATCTGGGCATTCCAACCTCCCGCGCGTTATGTCTGATGACCAGTCAGCATTCAATCTTGCGTGAGCAGCTTGAACCGGGCGCCATGATGATCCGCATGGCACCAAGCCACCTGCGTTTTGGCCATTTTGAGTATTATTTTCATAGTCGCCAGCCGGACATCCTCGACAAGCTGATGAACTATACCCTGGCGAACCATCTCCCGGAATGCCGGCAACAGGCAAATCCGCATAAGGCATTACTTACCGCCATCACCCTGCGCACCGCACGCATGATTGCCCTGTGGCAAGCTCACGGATTTGTTCATGGAGTAATGAATACCGACAATATGTCGATTCACGGCATTACCTTTGATTACGGGCCTTACGCATTCCTGGAGCACTTTAAGTCTGATGCGGTGTTTAACCATTCCGATTATGAAGGCCGCTATGCGTTTGACCGTCAGCCCGGCATTGCACTGTGGAATTTAAATGCCCTGGCACACACCTTTACCGATTACCTGAGCACCGATGACATTCGCGCGTGTCTGGCCCGGTTTGAACCCACATTTTTAAGCCAGTACCGGCATCAAATGTTTAGCCGGATGGGATTAGACGACAATGACGATAATGAGCCCTGTTTACAGCAGTGGCTGGCGCTACTGGAACAAAACACACTCGACTATACCCATAGCTTCAGGCAACTGGCAACGGCCGATCCCAATGAGAAACACACACCATTACGCGACCATGTTATTGACCGAGAAGCCTTTGATAACTGGTGGCAGAACTACCGGCAACGCAGGATTAGTAGCTCTCAGGATAAAAGTAAGCAGTTACTTACAACATTAAACCCGGCGGTGATACCCCGCACGCACTATTTACAAAACGCCATCGACGCCGCGGAGCAAGGCGATTTTGGCCCGGCCGAGGCGTTAATTGCCGCCATCAAACAGCCTTTTGAGGATAACCCGGCGACCCGTGATTTTCAGCAGCCGGGTAAGCAAAGCAGCGAGGTGAGTTTGTCATGCAGCAGTTAA
- a CDS encoding ABC transporter ATP-binding protein, whose product MSEPQVPVAINLEQVYYQYPKNGAELSIPAWQVLQGERVFLYGPSGSGKTTLLNLLAGVLSPDRGSITLLDSAFSTLSGAKRDRFRARHIGVVFQQFNLIAHLTVAKNIELAAYFAGNTRVKRDDIAALVAALQLSTDLLDKQAGQLSVGQQQRVAIARALINRPEILLVDEPTSALDASARDAFMQLLTTLCAKLNATLIFVSHDQSLQQYLDVTVALSSLCSPREDAPC is encoded by the coding sequence TTGTCTGAACCTCAGGTACCCGTAGCAATAAACCTTGAGCAGGTCTATTACCAATACCCGAAAAACGGCGCGGAGCTGTCGATCCCTGCGTGGCAGGTGTTGCAGGGCGAGCGCGTATTTTTGTATGGCCCGTCCGGTTCAGGTAAAACGACATTGCTGAACCTGTTGGCGGGCGTGTTAAGCCCGGACCGTGGCAGCATTACTTTGCTCGATAGTGCGTTTTCGACGCTAAGTGGTGCTAAACGGGATCGCTTCAGAGCTCGCCATATCGGGGTGGTGTTTCAACAGTTTAACCTGATTGCGCACCTAACGGTTGCGAAAAACATCGAACTTGCCGCCTACTTTGCGGGTAATACCCGGGTAAAACGTGACGATATTGCTGCGCTGGTGGCAGCGCTACAACTTTCCACCGACCTGTTAGATAAGCAGGCCGGTCAGCTCAGTGTCGGTCAACAACAGCGTGTAGCGATTGCCCGTGCCCTGATCAACCGGCCGGAGATCCTGCTGGTAGACGAACCCACCTCGGCGCTCGATGCGAGTGCCCGCGATGCGTTTATGCAGTTGCTGACGACGCTGTGTGCGAAGCTTAACGCAACGTTGATATTTGTTAGCCATGATCAGAGTTTGCAGCAATACCTCGATGTAACCGTGGCGCTATCGTCACTGTGCAGTCCCCGTGAGGACGCACCATGTTAG
- a CDS encoding ABC transporter permease — protein sequence MLVSFAISSLKSRGKSLALTFLSLLISVSVLLSVEHVRLQAEASFNRTVSDVDLIVGAPSGQLNLMLYSVFRMGSPTNNIRYDSYTMLTEHPQVRWAIPIALGDSHQGFRVLGTNERYFEHFKFGNKTPLSFSTGEPFSGVFGAVLGADVAASLNYKVGDEVVIAHGTGSVSFTHHDESPFVISGILAPTGTPVDKTVHVSLAGVEAMHLTPQARHEVLEHDGSSAAQALQPEGVTAVLVGLTSKFATFTLQRELNNYADDRLMAILPGVALAEMWQMMSSVENVLRFISALILLSSLFGLSTMLLASMQQRQKEIAVLRIIGAGAGTIFRLVLLEALVLSGAACAAAVVLVTVIFSALQGWLASHYGMFISANFITLHTSGVIGVILLASVLCSLLPALDAYRGAIQQRL from the coding sequence ATGTTAGTGTCGTTTGCCATCAGTAGTTTAAAGAGCCGGGGAAAATCCCTGGCATTAACCTTTTTGTCGCTGTTAATCAGTGTCAGTGTGTTGCTCAGTGTTGAGCACGTGAGGCTGCAGGCTGAGGCAAGTTTTAATCGCACGGTATCAGATGTTGATCTGATTGTGGGGGCGCCAAGCGGTCAGCTAAACCTGATGCTGTACAGTGTGTTCAGAATGGGCAGCCCCACCAACAATATCCGCTACGACAGTTATACCATGCTTACGGAGCATCCTCAGGTGCGCTGGGCTATACCAATTGCGCTGGGCGATTCGCATCAGGGCTTTCGTGTGCTGGGAACCAATGAGCGCTACTTTGAGCACTTTAAATTTGGTAATAAAACACCGCTTAGCTTTAGTACCGGCGAGCCTTTTAGTGGCGTTTTCGGTGCTGTGCTGGGCGCCGATGTGGCGGCAAGTCTCAATTATAAAGTTGGCGATGAGGTAGTTATTGCCCACGGCACAGGCTCGGTGAGTTTTACCCATCACGATGAATCTCCCTTTGTTATCAGCGGCATTCTGGCACCTACCGGTACACCAGTGGATAAAACCGTGCATGTTAGCCTGGCAGGTGTCGAGGCAATGCATTTAACGCCGCAGGCCCGGCATGAGGTGCTGGAACACGACGGCAGTTCCGCTGCGCAGGCGCTGCAGCCAGAGGGCGTGACAGCCGTGTTGGTAGGGTTAACGAGTAAGTTTGCAACCTTTACCTTGCAGCGCGAGCTGAATAATTACGCCGACGATCGGTTAATGGCCATTTTGCCCGGTGTCGCGCTGGCCGAAATGTGGCAGATGATGTCGAGCGTGGAAAATGTTCTGCGCTTTATTAGTGCGCTGATTTTATTGTCGTCGTTGTTTGGTTTGTCGACCATGTTACTGGCATCTATGCAGCAACGGCAGAAAGAGATTGCGGTGCTGCGAATCATTGGCGCCGGAGCCGGCACCATATTTCGCCTGGTATTGCTCGAAGCCCTGGTGTTATCCGGGGCGGCCTGCGCCGCGGCTGTGGTGTTGGTGACTGTAATATTCAGTGCGTTGCAGGGCTGGTTGGCAAGCCACTATGGCATGTTTATTTCGGCAAACTTTATTACCCTGCATACCTCTGGGGTTATCGGCGTAATACTGCTGGCCAGTGTGCTTTGCAGCCTGCTGCCCGCGCTTGATGCATACCGCGGAGCCATACAGCAGAGGTTGTGA
- a CDS encoding glutathione S-transferase: MTSEAALIVHHLNNSRSQRVLWLLEELGVNYTIEHYQRDSKTNLAPDSLKAVHSLGRSPVITHNGYTLAESGAIIEYLIGQFGTHLKPGSDNTAALNEYQFWMHFAEGSLMPPLVASLVMGKAKDKAKPFFMKPVVAKVVDAITDAYYGPNLKRSLEYVDAHLAKHEWFAGETLSGADFQMSFPLEAMLGRVGKGLYPAIDAWVNKIHGREAYQRGVEKGGEYAYA; the protein is encoded by the coding sequence ATGACTTCTGAAGCTGCGTTGATTGTACATCATCTCAACAATTCCCGATCTCAGCGCGTTCTTTGGCTCTTAGAAGAGTTAGGTGTTAATTACACTATCGAACACTACCAGCGCGATAGCAAAACCAATCTGGCGCCGGATTCACTCAAAGCCGTGCACTCACTGGGGCGTTCACCGGTTATCACCCATAATGGCTATACGCTGGCTGAGTCTGGCGCAATTATTGAGTATCTGATTGGCCAGTTCGGTACCCACCTCAAACCCGGCAGTGATAATACGGCCGCGTTAAATGAATATCAGTTTTGGATGCACTTTGCCGAAGGCAGCTTAATGCCACCGCTGGTGGCCAGCTTAGTTATGGGCAAAGCGAAAGACAAAGCCAAACCTTTCTTTATGAAACCGGTGGTGGCAAAAGTGGTCGACGCCATTACGGATGCTTATTACGGACCAAATCTCAAGCGCAGTCTCGAATACGTTGATGCCCATTTGGCAAAGCATGAGTGGTTTGCCGGTGAGACGCTGAGCGGTGCTGATTTTCAGATGAGTTTTCCGCTTGAGGCGATGCTGGGACGAGTTGGTAAGGGGCTGTATCCGGCAATTGATGCCTGGGTGAACAAAATACATGGCCGCGAGGCTTACCAGCGCGGAGTCGAAAAAGGTGGAGAATACGCCTACGCCTAA
- the recQ gene encoding DNA helicase RecQ, translated as MATAADRRETMVSDAAGPAPNAQQILKDIFGYSAFRDGQAEVIEHTIAGKDVLVLLPTGGGKSLCYQIPAIVREGTGIVVSPLISLMQDQVEQLREAGVKAAYLNSSLSNEEYQARVKKLQDGFYDIIYVSPERLLQRAFLNMLSHTKIALFAVDEAHCVSHWGHDFRQDYRELGMLKQRFHDIPVIGLTATADTTTQQDIQIQLGLDEPLVYKGSFDRPNIRYRVIAKYKPFEQIVTYIRQQDGGSGIIYCNSRAKVDDLSAKLHRQGFRSAAYHAGMDADERAWVQRQFITDKIDVVVATVAFGMGINKSNVRFVVHHDVPRSIESYYQETGRAGRDGLPAEALLLFDEKDSARVKQWIEQGNLADRNAIELQKFAAMEAFAEAQTCRRQVLLNYFSEFSDKACGNCDICLDPPRPFDGLQVAQKVLSCILRVQQQYATQYIIDILRGKNLKRLQEAGHDKLSTWGIGKDHNDQYWHNIINQLIHRGLIRVDIASHAVLRLTEAARPVLKGEIAVELATPRLEIKAEKPVKPALKNYDKVLFARLKHLRKVLAQEHDVPPFVIFSDATLAEMASIKPTSKDAFLAVSGVGLTKLERYGVPFLQLINDYLERDHNV; from the coding sequence ATTGCGACCGCGGCTGACCGGCGTGAAACCATGGTTAGTGATGCCGCTGGCCCTGCCCCCAATGCGCAGCAAATTCTCAAAGATATTTTTGGTTACAGCGCTTTCCGGGATGGGCAGGCCGAGGTCATCGAACATACCATTGCGGGTAAAGACGTACTGGTATTGCTTCCCACCGGTGGCGGCAAATCATTGTGTTATCAGATCCCTGCCATCGTGCGCGAAGGCACCGGTATTGTCGTATCACCGCTTATATCGCTCATGCAGGATCAGGTAGAGCAGTTACGCGAAGCCGGCGTTAAAGCGGCCTATTTAAATTCATCGCTGAGTAACGAAGAGTATCAGGCCAGGGTAAAAAAACTTCAGGATGGCTTTTACGATATCATTTATGTGTCACCTGAAAGGCTGCTGCAACGCGCTTTTTTAAATATGCTGTCGCACACCAAAATTGCCTTATTTGCCGTTGATGAGGCCCACTGCGTGTCGCACTGGGGTCACGACTTTCGTCAGGACTATCGCGAACTCGGTATGCTCAAGCAGCGTTTTCACGACATTCCGGTTATTGGCTTAACCGCTACCGCCGACACAACCACGCAGCAAGATATTCAGATCCAGCTCGGACTCGATGAACCGCTGGTGTATAAGGGCTCGTTCGACCGGCCCAATATTCGCTACCGGGTCATTGCAAAGTACAAACCCTTTGAACAAATTGTCACTTACATTCGTCAGCAGGATGGTGGCAGCGGCATTATTTACTGTAATTCCCGCGCCAAGGTAGACGACTTAAGTGCCAAACTGCACCGCCAGGGGTTTCGTAGTGCGGCTTATCATGCCGGCATGGACGCCGACGAGCGGGCCTGGGTACAGCGCCAGTTTATAACCGACAAAATTGATGTGGTGGTGGCCACGGTTGCCTTTGGAATGGGCATTAATAAGTCTAACGTGCGTTTTGTGGTGCACCATGACGTGCCGCGCAGTATCGAAAGCTACTATCAGGAAACCGGTCGGGCCGGGCGCGACGGATTGCCCGCCGAGGCGTTGCTGCTGTTCGACGAGAAAGACAGTGCGCGGGTAAAACAATGGATAGAGCAAGGCAACCTGGCCGATCGCAACGCCATCGAACTACAAAAATTTGCCGCCATGGAGGCTTTTGCCGAAGCGCAAACCTGTCGCCGCCAGGTGCTGTTAAATTACTTTTCTGAATTTAGCGACAAGGCCTGTGGCAACTGCGATATTTGTCTTGATCCGCCGCGGCCCTTTGATGGCCTGCAGGTCGCCCAAAAAGTGCTCAGCTGCATATTGCGGGTACAACAGCAATACGCCACCCAATACATCATTGACATACTGCGCGGCAAAAATCTCAAGCGCTTACAGGAAGCCGGACACGATAAGCTGTCTACCTGGGGTATCGGCAAAGATCACAACGACCAGTACTGGCACAATATTATTAACCAGCTTATTCACCGCGGCCTGATCCGCGTGGATATTGCCAGCCATGCGGTATTGCGGTTAACCGAAGCCGCCAGGCCGGTACTCAAAGGTGAGATTGCGGTAGAGCTGGCAACACCACGGCTGGAGATCAAAGCTGAAAAACCGGTTAAACCCGCGCTTAAAAACTACGATAAGGTGCTGTTTGCCCGCCTTAAACACCTGCGCAAAGTCCTTGCCCAGGAGCACGATGTACCGCCGTTTGTTATTTTCAGCGACGCCACGCTGGCCGAAATGGCGTCCATTAAACCCACCAGCAAGGACGCTTTCCTGGCGGTCAGCGGTGTGGGTCTTACCAAGCTGGAACGCTATGGTGTGCCGTTTTTGCAGTTGATTAACGACTACCTGGAACGCGACCATAACGTGTAA
- a CDS encoding magnesium transporter, whose protein sequence is MAEALPDLIEELVTDKGPDDIQAVAELLLPAEDVEIATLLESLPVEERISLWEVLPDTRKVDVLVEMRSDPREVLIAAMADEQWSAILADIDAEELLELMDSLPSRLIDLAYQALDKQQQAYFRDATQFPDEQVGHWISHEMLVLPLNAKVRDGLRLIRRNVPSHCDTVFLVNRSGHFSAAVKLTRVFGAPEHLPMVELTEESLPVIKGADDATNASLLVQRSGYAALPVVDDSNKLLGRLDVLSASELVNENYERQVMATAGMDEDEDLFAPVAKSARSRALWLGLNLLTAFLASWFIGLFEATLQQVVALAVLMPVVASMGGIAGSQTLTLIVRGLALGQVTSANLKALMTKELKVGGVNGVIWALVIGIVAFMWFNDPLLGVVICLAIFLNILAAALAGVMLPVILEKLKIDPALSGSVILTTVTDIVGFVAFLGLGSLFLL, encoded by the coding sequence ATGGCTGAAGCATTACCAGATTTAATTGAAGAGCTCGTTACCGATAAAGGGCCCGATGATATTCAGGCTGTTGCCGAGTTACTGCTGCCTGCCGAAGATGTCGAGATCGCAACGCTGCTGGAATCCTTGCCGGTAGAAGAGCGGATTTCATTGTGGGAAGTATTACCAGACACGCGCAAAGTCGACGTGCTGGTGGAGATGCGTAGCGATCCACGGGAAGTGCTGATTGCGGCCATGGCCGACGAGCAATGGTCTGCCATACTCGCCGATATCGACGCCGAAGAACTGCTTGAGCTGATGGACTCTTTGCCTTCCCGGCTTATTGATCTGGCTTATCAGGCGCTGGATAAACAGCAACAGGCCTATTTTCGTGATGCTACGCAGTTTCCCGACGAGCAGGTGGGGCACTGGATTTCTCATGAAATGCTGGTGTTGCCATTAAATGCCAAGGTGCGGGATGGTTTGCGCTTGATTCGCCGTAATGTGCCGTCTCACTGCGATACGGTGTTTTTAGTGAATCGCTCCGGTCACTTCTCGGCCGCCGTTAAGCTCACCCGGGTATTTGGCGCCCCGGAACATTTACCCATGGTTGAGCTGACCGAAGAATCGTTACCGGTCATTAAAGGCGCCGACGATGCCACCAATGCCTCGTTACTGGTGCAGCGAAGTGGCTATGCAGCATTACCGGTTGTCGATGACAGTAACAAGTTACTCGGGCGCCTGGACGTGCTCAGTGCCAGTGAACTGGTTAACGAAAACTACGAGCGTCAGGTAATGGCCACCGCCGGTATGGATGAAGACGAGGATTTATTTGCGCCGGTCGCAAAAAGTGCGCGCAGCCGGGCATTATGGCTCGGTCTCAATCTTTTAACGGCGTTTCTGGCCTCCTGGTTTATTGGTTTATTTGAAGCAACCTTGCAGCAAGTGGTCGCACTGGCGGTATTGATGCCGGTGGTTGCCAGCATGGGCGGTATTGCCGGTAGCCAAACGCTCACCCTGATTGTACGGGGCCTGGCGCTTGGCCAGGTAACCAGTGCGAACCTTAAAGCCCTGATGACCAAGGAGCTCAAAGTCGGTGGTGTGAATGGCGTTATCTGGGCCTTAGTGATTGGCATCGTCGCCTTTATGTGGTTTAACGATCCGCTCCTGGGTGTGGTAATTTGTTTAGCTATTTTCCTCAACATTCTGGCCGCAGCACTGGCCGGTGTGATGCTGCCGGTGATTTTGGAAAAGCTAAAAATTGATCCGGCGTTGTCGGGTTCTGTGATCCTGACTACCGTGACCGATATTGTCGGCTTTGTGGCCTTTCTGGGGCTTGGCAGTTTGTTTTTATTGTAA
- the rarD gene encoding EamA family transporter RarD codes for MANDAVQRQAFAGILYAIAAYTMWGIAPLYFKQIIAVPAPDILMHRVVWSAALLALLLIGLGQVAKVRIIFKSRRLVGLLIVASILLAGNWLLFIWAVNSGLMLEASLGYYINPLLNVFLARLFLNERLRRMQQLAVVLALIGVANIIIAHGTLPWVALSLAGSFAIYGLLRRQIPVEPLPGLFMETLVLLPFAAGYWLFFASDVGRMTGNEMSLNAWLMAAGVVTTMPLLAFNAAAKRIMFTTLGLIQYIGPSLMFIFAVVLYNEPLEPARLVTFALVWCGLVLFSIDSLKVYRQQRKARKAAQAA; via the coding sequence GTGGCCAACGATGCGGTTCAACGCCAGGCTTTTGCCGGTATTCTCTATGCCATAGCGGCGTATACCATGTGGGGTATCGCGCCGCTGTATTTTAAGCAGATTATTGCGGTACCGGCTCCGGATATTTTAATGCACCGGGTAGTGTGGTCGGCCGCGTTGCTTGCTTTGTTGCTTATTGGTCTGGGTCAGGTTGCCAAGGTTCGGATTATCTTTAAATCAAGGCGCCTGGTCGGCTTATTGATTGTGGCCAGTATACTGCTGGCCGGTAACTGGCTGTTATTTATCTGGGCGGTAAACTCCGGCTTAATGCTTGAAGCCAGCCTGGGGTATTACATTAATCCGCTGTTGAATGTGTTTCTGGCCCGGCTGTTTTTGAACGAGCGTCTGCGCCGCATGCAGCAGCTTGCGGTAGTGCTGGCACTGATTGGTGTGGCCAACATTATTATTGCCCATGGCACCTTGCCGTGGGTGGCACTGAGTCTTGCCGGCAGCTTTGCGATATACGGTTTATTGCGTCGCCAGATCCCGGTAGAACCATTACCGGGCCTGTTTATGGAAACCCTGGTGTTATTGCCGTTTGCGGCGGGTTATTGGCTGTTCTTTGCCTCGGATGTCGGGCGCATGACCGGCAATGAAATGTCACTCAATGCCTGGTTAATGGCCGCTGGCGTGGTCACCACCATGCCATTGCTGGCATTTAATGCTGCGGCGAAGCGGATTATGTTTACCACTCTTGGGCTGATTCAGTATATCGGCCCGAGCTTAATGTTTATTTTTGCCGTGGTGTTGTATAACGAACCGCTGGAGCCGGCGCGATTGGTGACGTTTGCTTTGGTATGGTGCGGACTAGTGCTCTTTAGTATTGACTCGCTTAAGGTGTACCGCCAGCAACGTAAGGCGCGTAAGGCTGCTCAGGCCGCCTAG
- a CDS encoding GGDEF domain-containing response regulator, giving the protein MKVLIIEDSSTNIGLLKKLVEMAGLEAVLTTSLTAARHVFIHSEPEDYLCAIVDYDLPDAPHGEAIDYAINSYIPTIVSTGRLDEDIRHGVLSRDVVDYIPKENAQMYDYLMRLLARLQKNKHISVIVVGPKRIERKATAALLRRHNFITFECATAREADNLLAEHTNVKLLFVNSAIEDQSATQFVAGLRKRYSKEELAIVGITDDPNSLLAARFIKSGANDFIGRPYCHEEFLCRVNQNIELIENVETIRRTANTDYLTGLPNRRHFFYTVNKYQRNQPAHQALALVDLDFFKAINDTHGHDAGDTVLQATAKSIALHCADFIVARFGGEEFCIYMPDVSAAEAIEAMQSLCSIISSAPVQFNNIELAVTASIGLTTIPGHNIELMLTHADKLLYEAKQSGRNRVVHDAPLTTR; this is encoded by the coding sequence ATGAAGGTTCTCATCATTGAAGACAGTTCGACAAATATTGGCCTGCTTAAAAAGTTGGTTGAGATGGCCGGACTTGAGGCTGTGTTAACCACCAGCCTCACCGCAGCCCGTCATGTTTTCATCCATTCTGAGCCAGAAGATTATTTATGTGCCATTGTCGACTACGACTTGCCTGACGCCCCCCATGGCGAAGCCATTGACTATGCCATAAACAGTTATATTCCAACCATCGTATCAACCGGCCGCCTCGATGAAGACATTCGCCACGGCGTGTTGTCGCGGGATGTGGTGGATTATATCCCCAAAGAAAACGCGCAAATGTATGACTACCTGATGCGCTTACTTGCCCGTCTGCAAAAAAATAAACACATCAGCGTCATCGTGGTCGGCCCCAAACGCATCGAGCGCAAGGCCACCGCCGCTTTACTCCGGCGCCATAATTTTATCACCTTTGAGTGCGCCACCGCCCGCGAAGCAGACAACTTGCTCGCTGAGCACACCAACGTTAAGTTACTCTTTGTAAACAGCGCAATAGAGGATCAGTCTGCTACGCAGTTTGTGGCCGGTTTACGAAAACGCTACAGTAAAGAAGAGCTCGCTATAGTTGGCATTACCGATGACCCCAACAGTTTACTGGCAGCGCGATTCATTAAAAGCGGGGCCAACGACTTTATTGGCAGGCCTTATTGCCACGAGGAGTTTTTGTGCCGGGTAAATCAAAACATTGAGCTCATAGAGAATGTCGAAACCATTCGCCGCACCGCCAATACAGACTATCTCACCGGTTTACCCAATCGCCGTCACTTTTTTTACACCGTTAATAAGTATCAGCGCAATCAACCGGCCCATCAGGCCCTGGCGCTGGTCGACCTGGACTTTTTTAAAGCCATCAACGATACCCATGGTCATGATGCGGGCGATACCGTATTGCAAGCGACGGCCAAAAGTATTGCGCTGCATTGTGCCGACTTTATTGTGGCGCGCTTTGGCGGCGAAGAGTTCTGTATTTATATGCCCGATGTCAGCGCGGCTGAGGCTATTGAGGCAATGCAGAGCCTGTGCAGCATCATTAGCAGCGCACCGGTTCAATTTAACAATATTGAACTGGCAGTAACAGCCAGCATTGGCCTGACAACCATTCCCGGCCACAATATTGAACTGATGCTAACCCATGCTGACAAACTGCTTTATGAGGCCAAGCAGAGCGGTCGCAATCGCGTTGTCCATGACGCCCCGCTCACAACCCGCTAG